The Lactobacillus sp. ESL0680 DNA segment AAATTTTGCACATCACACGAGCACGGGAGCATGATTAATGGATAAATTGACAATCGCGTTAAATATTTTAAAAACTAATCATTATAAATTAACCAAGCAACGCCAAGAGCTGCTTACTTATCTCTATCAGTACTCGGATTACTACCTATCCTTAACCCAGCTCGATAAACATTTACGCCAGCATTTTTCTAAGATGAGTCACGATACAATTTACCGCAATGTTAAGGAAATGCAGGAAATTGGCATTGTGGAAACCAAAATGTTTCCCAATGGTCTCCGTGTCAAATTCCAATGCGACTTTATCGCTTCTAACCACAGCCATTTTATTTGTCAAGAATGTGGGCGTACGATTGAGTTACCATTGCCCAACTTTAACAGTGTGAACGTGCAG contains these protein-coding regions:
- a CDS encoding Fur family transcriptional regulator, whose translation is MDKLTIALNILKTNHYKLTKQRQELLTYLYQYSDYYLSLTQLDKHLRQHFSKMSHDTIYRNVKEMQEIGIVETKMFPNGLRVKFQCDFIASNHSHFICQECGRTIELPLPNFNSVNVQLVGFQIDDYQVEIHGLCDQCQLKSQ